In the genome of uncultured Pseudomonas sp., the window CATGGCTTCGGTGGCTTTGCCGGCCTGGTGCTCAGCGGTATTTTTATCGCGGGCTACCCGAACGTGATCGAAGGCTCCCCCGCCGTCAACTTCCTCGGCCAAACCGGCGGCGCAATCGTACTGGCTGCACTGGGCTTCATCCCTGGCTATTTCATCTCGCTGCTGATGAAGAAAATGGGCGTTCTACGCGTACCTGCGCATGCTGAAGAACGTGGTCTGGACCTGGTAGAAGTACCGGCTCAAGCCTACCCAGAATGGGCCATCACGGGTGCCAGCATCACCACGGTGTCGGAGAGCGAAGTGCGCCCTAATACGATCATTGGTGAAACCAAACCTGCGTGAGTTTGAACCCCGTCACTCGGTATTTACGACCGGGTGACGCCATCTAGGAGAAATGCCATGAGCAGTCCAATAAACAGCTGGGAAGGTGCCAGCACTGTCTTCACTTTCGCCGACAAGCCCATGGTTTTGGGCTTTATCCTCGTCGTAGCCGTTGCCCTAACGATCTTCGCCATTTACGCCACCGTGCGTCACGAGCAGGTCAGCTATAAAAGCCCGATGATCAAGAAGTAAGTTCAGCCGTCCGCCGCCCAAAGGGGCGTCGGACGGCCTGGAGTCAGCCATGTTTAGTCCAGTTTTCTGTCTACTCACACCTCCCAACCTTGGCCTTAAGGCCATCGCATTCAGCCTGCACTCACTGAGTAATCTGCACTACAGCAGCACGTTGCAGGTCTGCCTGGCGCGGTTGCGAAATCAACTCGACCTCCGGCACAGCCAACGGCAGATGGCGGGTTTTAATGCATTACGCTTGCGTATGGGGCGTTCGCCCAAACGTTTTCCAGCGTCGCCACAGGCCCTACTCGACCAGTACCAACGTCACTCTGGCCTACGGCCAATCTCACCGATCGTCGATCTTTATAATCAATGGTCATTGAACAGTGGCTTATCGATTGGTGCCCATGATTTACGGCATCTACAGCTGCCGGCCAGCTTGACCCTAACCCAGGGCGGTGAAAGCTTTCAGGCACTGGGCAGCCAAACCAGCCATCCGCTACCTACTGGCGAGTACGCCTACATAGACGCCAAAGGTCAGGTGCTTTGTCGTATGGAATACCGGCAATGTGCGGCTACCGCCTTAGATGAAACGAGCGACTCAGCCCTGTTTATCGTCCAGGGCCATCCCGATACCAACCCGCAATACCTGCAGCAGGTCGCTGCTGGCCTCAAGAGCGATCTGATGCGCTGCTGCGCTAGCCGCGTAGCCTGACGTCCGAGGCGTTACCCGGCCTTTGGGTTAGCAACGTTATTGGCAGGTACTCACGGCGTTCACGCCCACCCTCCGGGCCAGAATAATGGCCAACCCTTCATAACGGCACTCAAGCGACGCAAAGGTCGCCATCGGCTGCGGGGCCGTGCGCTATGCACCGCTCGCAGCCGATGGCTATTGCATTAGGTTGTTCAGACCACCGTTGACGTGCTGACCAGCTTGAGCCCTACCACACCCGCGATGATCAGGCCCAAGCAGCCCAATCGCGCCAATTGGGCAGGCTCATTGAGCACCGCGATGCCATAGATCGCCGTACCCAGAGCACCGATGCC includes:
- a CDS encoding phenylalanine--tRNA ligase beta subunit-related protein, producing MFSPVFCLLTPPNLGLKAIAFSLHSLSNLHYSSTLQVCLARLRNQLDLRHSQRQMAGFNALRLRMGRSPKRFPASPQALLDQYQRHSGLRPISPIVDLYNQWSLNSGLSIGAHDLRHLQLPASLTLTQGGESFQALGSQTSHPLPTGEYAYIDAKGQVLCRMEYRQCAATALDETSDSALFIVQGHPDTNPQYLQQVAAGLKSDLMRCCASRVA